Proteins from one Paraburkholderia sp. BL10I2N1 genomic window:
- the secF gene encoding protein translocase subunit SecF — protein MEFFRIRKDIPFMQRALLFNAISLLTFIAAVFFLVHRGLHLSVEFTGGTVIEVQYPTAVPLEPVRNTLDKLGYADAQVQNFGTSRDVLIRLPLKQGLTSAQQSDQVMSALKAENAQAQLQRVEFVGPQVGKELATDGLLALACVVVGIVIYLSFRFEWKYAVAGVIANLHDVVIILGFFAFFQWEFSLSVLAAVLAVLGYSVNESVVIFDRIRETFRRERKMTVIEVINHAITSTMSRTIITHGCTQMMVLSMFLFGGPTLHYFALALTVGILFGIYSSVFVAAALAMWLGVKREDLIKDKKERHDPGDPNAGAQV, from the coding sequence ATGGAATTTTTCCGTATCCGCAAAGACATTCCGTTCATGCAGCGCGCGTTGCTGTTCAACGCGATTTCGCTCCTGACGTTTATCGCTGCCGTGTTTTTCCTCGTGCACCGCGGGCTGCATCTGTCGGTGGAATTCACGGGCGGCACGGTCATCGAAGTGCAGTATCCGACGGCCGTACCGCTCGAACCGGTGCGTAACACGCTCGACAAGCTCGGTTACGCCGACGCGCAGGTGCAGAACTTCGGCACCTCGCGCGACGTGCTGATCCGCCTGCCGCTCAAGCAGGGGCTTACGTCCGCGCAGCAGAGCGACCAGGTGATGAGCGCACTGAAAGCCGAAAACGCGCAGGCGCAGTTGCAGCGCGTCGAGTTCGTCGGCCCGCAGGTCGGCAAGGAACTCGCCACCGACGGTCTGCTCGCGCTTGCCTGCGTGGTCGTCGGCATCGTGATCTACCTGTCGTTCCGCTTCGAATGGAAATATGCCGTCGCCGGCGTGATCGCCAACCTGCACGACGTGGTGATCATTCTCGGTTTCTTCGCGTTCTTCCAGTGGGAGTTCTCGCTGTCGGTGCTGGCTGCCGTGCTCGCGGTGCTCGGTTACTCGGTGAACGAATCGGTCGTTATCTTCGACCGGATTCGCGAAACCTTCCGTCGCGAACGCAAGATGACGGTGATCGAAGTCATCAACCATGCAATCACGAGCACGATGTCGCGAACCATCATCACGCACGGCTGTACGCAGATGATGGTGCTGTCGATGTTCCTGTTCGGCGGCCCGACGCTGCACTACTTCGCGCTGGCCCTGACGGTCGGTATCCTGTTCGGTATCTATTCGTCGGTGTTCGTTGCGGCGGCGCTCGCGATGTGGCTGGGCGTGAAACGCGAAGACCTGATCAAGGACAAGAAGGAACGCCATGATCCAGGCGACCCGAACGCCGGCGCACAGGTTTGA